Proteins found in one Oscarella lobularis chromosome 16, ooOscLobu1.1, whole genome shotgun sequence genomic segment:
- the LOC136196880 gene encoding uncharacterized protein, translated as DVANIKKSFEINAVEKHSRDAQSVALLIAELKATTDNPIILSKFQGSEEVLDGSSVTLTKENLEDLKDDDFILVIQTSHQKEMLRLFANDKVVCIDATHGTNQYGFYLITLFVIDDYGEGCPVAWCISNHESKIILRNFFLAVKQNCEEIKPCWFMSDDAPQYFDAWTSVFGSNAKKLLCKWHVDRSWTRNLKTIGDHEIEQKLYYELKTLAETQNIDEFNRLLQIFLNETKQNQKTAKFGKYFEENYAKRKEEWAVAYRIGSGISTNMYAEAFHRQIKYGASYLNGKVNRRLDRLVHYLLEFSKDKVFDRLIKRTKGKTKISRLQLIAGNHKRSLKSDVSTVEITESDCKWMVDSFEVVSNDSLNEPCCSVLCRECGVCCHQFSCTCREYAVRCIMCVHIHLVCRAIGLRGSNVVQHPQSDYDLEAVADTLLDTLALYPKSPAEYKEKCKKELEQLHSVIDSCTSSNCLKDVASKLKSIARYVEMSSVNDFPVSANDEAPANKKISPQRPFHVGEKSIYKTMRRRRKPPSKYIHPTSKTQKTIIDWMLHGENSSSVPWNIDKTKVARKDTEALQYFCKKEAMTKFQKGSVFLTDDCIVDDVTDLPSNVLDIDEQEMLERLEKYASPEALAKIVKLVDDFKTSWTCSTCNSYKMDEKGMIQCDGPCQEWMRWNCAGKEIASADDSFYCAKCSAASPSKLIGNKPAVSSGKYPLLHQTPKEKQRSIAAALKKYGIQTHEEKQRQLAEDVHNGRLIPMPGCPPVPIPPPANLLKKDKKLKTKYPLEFLREQNRKRVDVVGDGNCLFRALSIQLFNSEGAYKALRALIVRCLRLHPEKYIAYWMPDEISSCDDFLKNHVDEMAKNRTWGTQVELHAVADLFATPVYVATPHAGNGVYEWCVFKPKTDHIANDVKIKLRSMINLQKTVGHVEILHNGCHYDSVASRNNAKLQIPHIYHEDIFIDIN; from the exons GATGTGGCAAATATAAAGAAATCTTTTGAGATAAACGCTGTGGAAAAACATTCTCGTGATGCTCAAAGTGTAGCTCTTTTGATTGCCGAATTGAAGGCCACCACAGATAATCCAATAATACTGTCAAAATTTCAAGGCTCTGAAGAAGTCTTGGACGGCTCATCTGTAACCCTCACAAAGGAAAATTTGGAAGAcctgaaagacgacgatttcattcTCGTCATACAAACGTCTCatcaaaaagaaatgctTCGACTGTTCGCCAATGACAAAGTCGTCTGCATAGACGCCACACATGGAACAAACCAATATGGCTTCTATTTGATCACCCTCTTCGTTATAGACGATTACGGCGAAGGATGTCCTGTTGCGTGGTGCATAAGCAACCACGAAAGTAAGATAATCCttcgcaatttttttcttgccgTAAAGCAAAACTGTGAAGAAATCAAGCCATGTTGGTTCATGTCAGATGATGCTCCCCAATATTTTGACGCTTGGACAAGTGTCTTTGGTTCAAATGCCAAAAAATTACTGTGCAAGTGGCACGTAGATCGATCGTGGACCCGAAATCTAAAGACAATAGGCGACCATGAGATTGAGCAGAAACTGTATTACGAACTGAAAACATTAGCTGAAACACAGAATATCGATGAATTCAACCGCCTTTTACAAATCTTTCTaaatgaaacaaaacaaaatcaaaaaacgGCAAAATTTGGAAAgtattttgaagaaaattacgctaaaagaaaggaagagtGGGCTGTCGCATACAGAATTGGAAGCGGAATTTCAACGAACATGTACGCCGAGGCCTTTCATCGTCAGATTAAATATGGCGCCAGTTACCTAAACGGAAAAGTCAATAGGCGCCTGGATCGGCTTGTTCACTACCTACTTGAATTTTCCAAAGACAAGGTCTTTGACAGGCTCATTAAGAGGACCAAAGGGAAAACGAAGATTTCAAGACTCCAATTAATTGCGGGAAACCACAAACGAAGTCTAAAATCTGACGTATCGACCGTTGAAATAACAGAATCTGACTGCAAGTGGATGGTTGACTCTTTCGAAGTTGTCTCCAATGATAGTCTGAATGAACCGTGCTGCTCAGTCCTCTGCCGAGAGTGTGGCGTATGCTGCCACCAGTTTTCCTGCACCTGCAGAGAATATGCTGTACGATGCATCATGTGCGTTCACATTCACCTGGTATGCCGAGCAATTGGACTTCGTGGCAGCAACGTTGTTCAACATCCGCAAAGCGACTACGATCTGGAAGCCGTTGCGGACACGTTACTTGACACTTTGGCATTGTATCCAAAGAGCCCAGCTGAatacaaagaaaaatgcaaaaaagaACTGGAACAGTTGCATTCAGTTATCGACAGCTGTACAAGCTCCAATTGCCTTAAAGACGTTGCGTCAAAGCTGAAAAGCATAGCTCGATATGTCGAAATGTCGTCTGTTAATGATTTTCCGGTTTCTGCTAATGATGAAGCTCCAGCAAACAAAAAGATCTCTCCACAGAGACCATTTCACGTAGGAGAAAAATCTATTTACAAAAcgatgcgtcgacgacgaaaacctCCATCAAAATACATCCATCCTACGTCAAAAACGCAAAAAACTATCATTGATTGGATGCTGCATGGCGAAAATTCATCAAGCGTTCCTTGGAACATCGACAAAACGAAGGTGGCCAGAAAAGATACAG AAGCGCTTCAGTACTTCTGCAAGAAAGAGGCTATgacgaaatttcaaaaaggCAGTGTTTTTCTGACAGATGACTGCATTGTCGATGACGTTACAGACTTGCCTTCCAATGTGTTAGACATTGATGAGCAAGAAATGCTTGAACGACTAGAAAAATACGCAAGTCCTGAAGCATTAGCGAAAATAGTTAAACTTG TGGATGACTTCAAAACTTCCTGGACTTGTAGCACTTGCAATTCTTACAAGATGGATGAAAAGGGTATGATTCAATGTGACGGCCCCTGTCAAGAGTGGATGCGTTG GAATTGCGCTGGGAAAGAGATTGCTTCTGCTGATGACAGTTTCTACTGTGCGAAATGCTCTGCAGCTTCACCTAGTAAACTCATTGGAAACAAACCGGCTGTTAGTTCAGGCAAGTACCCTTTACTCCATCAAacgcctaaagaaaaacaaaggagTATAGCTGCGGCTTTGAAGAAGTACGGAATACAAACACAtgaagaaaagcaaagacaATTGGCCGAAGATGTACACAATGGTAGGCTAATACCTATGCCTGGTTGCCCGCCAGTGCCGATTCCACCTCCAGCTAACCTActcaaaaaagacaaaaaattgaaaacgaaatatcCTCTCGAATTCTTGAGAGAGCAAAACCGAAAACGCGTAGACGTTGTAGGAGACGGGAACTGCTTGTTTCGCGCTCTCAGCATACAATTGTTCAATTCAGAGGGTGCTTATAAAGCGCTGAGAGCCTTGATTGTCAGATGCCTCAGGCTTCACCCCGAAAAGTATATTGCCTATTGGATGCCAGACGAGATCAGCAGCTGTGACGACTTTCTGAAAAATCACGTCGATGAAATGGCTAAGAATAGAACGTGGGGAACGCAGGTCGAGCTTCATGCAGTTGCTGATCTTTTCGCCACTCCAGTTTACGTCGCCACCCCTCATGCAGGTAATGGCGTTTACGAATGGTGCGTATTTAAACCAAAAACTGATCACATTgccaacgacgtcaaaatcaaacTACGAAGTATGATCAATCTACAGAAAACCGTGGGACATGTAGAAATATTACACAACGGATGCCACTACGACAGCGTGGCAAGCAGAAACAACGCCAAGTTACAAATTCCGCACATATATCATGAAGATATATTTATTGATATCAATTAG
- the LOC136196881 gene encoding uncharacterized protein — MALQGGAKNAKLKLFAIGCGILVLAIASVPSLIFAFPDWGLSSERLEDIAAQRNVSFVNGSSCDVEVSLPHGCHRDLTFQNISSPCCYVSCLNWQWLGETKTKVDSVVFAVTAIVGFVVFVAATVAIIAIKSKRKFPHLIVSYYILISIVSLIFSEAVGRLLGRKKAICCDERDLLKALRSDACTFSIARTIIQNFCFTSGVSWCVVGFLNLWFAIVRSKSRLFVSHRNEIHAIEASFVWGTSFLLAFIPYWIKGGGIYFNPLLCYVCSIIDSASYHYFSFVLPQQVIVAVGGFFAVHLVYTLKKQSFNRKKLFASVQGQDAKQKKHVSQLDDLQRRFAFLLSVVFVLEIFVILNGFIVVMVRNSVDLDNLGGYVECVYLDLNDECPNKEKSAVENLTFAFLIVHRVAILCSLFFLVVFFWAAKDFRTFWKNAYQRVKSCCKRTRSDDKVGLDTSYPESSQRFGDARTAPYNADLKLSSLNNL, encoded by the exons ATGGCGTTGCAAGGCGGAGCTAAAAATGCGAAGCTGAAGCTGTTTGCGATCGGCTGCGGTATATTGGTGCTTGCCATTGCGTCTGTACCATCACTCATCTTTGCATTTCCCGACTGGGGCTTGAGCTCGGAACGTTTG GAGGACATTGCTGCTCagagaaacgtttcctttGTCAATGGGAGCAGTTGTGACGTCGAAGTTTCTCTACCCCACG GGTGCCATAGAGACTTGACATTCCAAAATATCTCAAGCCCGTGCTGCTACGTTTCGTGTCTCAACTGGCAATGGCTTGGAGAGACGAAGACCAAAGTCGATTCGGTTGTTTTCGCAGTGACAGCAATTGTCGGTTTCGTGGTATTCGTCGCTGCTACGGTCGCAATTATAGCAATTAAATCCAA GCGGAAGTTTCCTCACCTCATCGTTTCGTATTATATCCTGATTTCAATTGTGTCGTTAA TATTTTCCGAAGCGGTTGGGCGACTCCTTGGACGAAAAAAGGCTATTTGCTGCGATGAGCGAGATCTTCTCAAAGCTTTGCGATCAGATGCTTGCACTTTTTCCATCGCTCGCA CTataattcaaaatttctGCTTCACGTCTGGCGTATCGTGGTGCGTCGTTGGCTTCCTGAACCTCTGGTTTGCCATTGTTCGGTCGAAAAGCCGCCTGTTTGTTTCTCACCGAAACGAAATTCACGCCATTGAGGCGTCCTTTGTCTGGGGAACCTCTTTTCTACTTGCATTTATTCCGTATTGGATAAAAGGAGGAGGTATTTACTTTAATCCTCTTCTTTGCTACGTCTGCTCAATAATAGACAGTGCGTCCTATCATTACTTTTCATTCGTTTTGCCGCAACAAGTCATTGTCGCAGTGGGCGGATTCTTCGCTGTTCATCTGGTTTACACACTGAAAAAACAG AGTTTCAATAGAAAGAAGCTTTTTGCGTCGGTTCAAGGTCAAGACGCCAAACAGAAGAAGCACGTCAGTCAGCTCGACGATCTTCAACGTCGCTTCGCCTTTCTCCTaagcgtcgtctttgtccTTGAAATTTTCGTTATACTTAATggcttcatcgtcgtcatggtTCGCAATAGCGTCGATCTTGACAACCTCGGTGGTTACGTCGAATGCGTTTATCTCGATTTGAATGACGAGTGTCCGAACAAGGAAAAGTCGGCAGTCGAAAACTTGACGTTTGCGTTCTTGATCGTTCATCGCGTCGCTATTCTCTGCTCCCTCTTTTTCCTCGTTGTGTTTTTCTGGGCGGCCAAAGACTTTCGGACATTCTGGAAGAACGCTTATCAAAGAGTGAAATCGTGCTGCAAGCGAACTCGATCTGACGATAAGGTTGGCTTAGATACAAGTTACCCTGAGAGCAGCCAGCGTTTTGGCGATGCAAGAACGGCTCCTTATAACGCAGACCTTAAGTTGAGTTCTCTAAACAACTTATAG